The genomic segment tagtttatgagatgcgatgcaagtgtaagccactgtgacactattgttcattttttgtattatttttttttattaatgtttgtaatgataatatcaatgagggatttttaatcactgctatgttgaaattgttactaatattgatactgttgttgataatattcatttttgtctcaccacttttagattgttccgtgtcatgtttgtgtgtcctctcaattgctctgtttattgctattctgaatgttgctgggtcgggttttgttttgaaattgtattgcattattatggtattgttatgtattgttttcattaaaaaaaaaaaaaaaaaaatcgtttttgaatcgagaatcgtgttgaattgaaaaaaaaatcgattctgaatcgaatcgtgaccccaagaatcgattttgaatcgaatcgtgggacacccaaagattcccggccttaatatatatataaatataaatatatatatatatatatatatatatatatatatatatatatatatatatatatatatatatatatatatatatatatgtatatatatatatatatatatatatatatatatatatatatatacacacacacgtacgtacgtgtgtgtatatgtgtgacaatcattaagtgtatatatatgtgtcgtatgtgtatataatatatatatatatacatacatacatacatacatgtatgtatttgggGGTTCCTTTGCAATTATTTTTAATAGATTCTCGAAAATTAGGAACCGATTTAAAATtgcaataaataaaaatgtgacccTATTTTATGGAGCACCCTTCCGAGCTCAAATAATAGTAACAATGACTTATTGACCTGTTGCTCCCGGCAGAGGTAATACTGCTGCTTGTGTTCTCCCAGGGACGGACCCCAGCTACAAGAAGATGGACACTCTGCAGCAGCGTCTGCAGTCCAGGATAAAGGAAGCAGAGAACATGTCCCAGGGCCGCAATGGCTCCGTGCTCCCCATCCTGACCAGGGAGGTCTTCATTCAGGTCCTCCGTCATAGGGGGGTGCCCCTGGTCCAGTGTCCTGCTGAGGCCGACTGGGAGATCGCCTGTTTGGCTCACCAGTGGAAGTGTCCGGTTCTGAGCAACgacagtgatttttttatttttgacctGCCAGGTATGATGagcacaaaacccaaaagcagtgaagttgtcacgttgtgtaaatggtaaataaaaacagaatacaatgatttgcaaatccttttcaacttatattcaattgaatagactgcaaagacaagatatttaacgttcacactgagaaacttcctttttttttgtgcaaataatcattaacttagaatttaatggcaacaaaacattgcaaaaaagttgtcacaggggcatttttaccactgtgttacatggcctttccttttaacaacactcagtaaaggtttgggaactgaggagacacatttttgaagtggaattctttcccattcttacttgatgtacagcttaagttgttcaacagtccggtattgtggtattttaggcttcataatgcgccacacattttcaatgggagacaggtctggactacaggcaggccagtctagtacccgcactcttttactatgaagccacgctgttgtaacacgtggcttggcattgtcttgctgaaataagcaggggcgtccatggtaacgttgcttggatggcaacatatgttgctccaaaacctgtatgtacctttcagcattaatggtgccttcacagatgtgtaagttacccatgccttgggcactaatacacccccataccatcacagatactggcttttacactttacgCCTGGAACAGTCCGGACTTCCAAAGACAATGTGAcatttggactcgtcagaccacagaacacttttccactttgcatcagtccatcttagatgagctcgggcccagcgaagccggcggcgtttctgggtgttgtcgataaatagctttggctttgcatagtagagttttaacttgcacttacagatgtagcgaccaactgtagttactgacagtggttttctgaagtgttcctgagcccatgtggtgatatcctttacacactgatgtcgcttttcgatgcagtaccgcctgagggatcgaaggtcacgggcattcaatgttggttttgggCCTttccgcttacatgcagtgatttctccagattctctgaaccttttgatgatattacggggcgtagatggtgaaatccctaaattccttgcaatagctggttgataaatgttgttcttaaacaatttgctctcgcatttgttgacaaagtggtgaccctcgccccatccttgttggtgaatgactgagcatttaatggaagctgcttttatccccaatcatggcacccacctgttcccaattagcctgttcacctgtgggatgttccaaataagtgtttgatgagcattcctcaactttctcagtagggttgggtatcgagtatcgagtatcgattggaaccgggactaactttccgattctcccggaatcgttcaaaagtttaaatttcgattcctattttcgataccagaccgccaaccggaaaaaaatatgtccaccgaactggaagaagaagccgctgaacaccaacgaagaagcgcccaccgccggaagtgttagcatagccgagcgagtcagtcaagctcaagcatggatagcgggcgtcggcggtcgaaagtgtggctttactttacaaaaaaaaatgaaataactgcgaaataacagagctccatgtccatcaagaaacgagtggagagagagctgcagatgtaccaggacgttccaccgatacttatgtctgacgaccctgctgcatggtggtggaaccaacaaaagacttatcctttgctgtcatatctcgctttctcctatttatgcgttcaagcttcttccacacccagcgaacgtgtattttccacagcaggagacactatctgtccagaacgctcacgcatcctgcctgagaaggcggatatggtcattttcctaaacaagaactgtctctgattttatactgtacctgctgctaatctggactgggttttgcaagttgtttcttattgtttatttgcttttctgcaccaggttagcccatcagtgggagcacggtaacatttttaagtacctgccgcatcatacacttgtgtgtgtaaatgtgttttcatgaggtttcctgcagcatcatacacttgtgtgtaaaggtgttttcatgaggtttcctgcagcatcatacacttgtgtgtgtaaatgtgttttcatgaggtttcctgcagcatcatacacttgtgtgtgtaaatgtgttttcatgaggtttcctgcagcatcatacacttatgtgtgtaaatgtgttttcatgaggtttcctgcagcatcatacacttatgtgtgtaaatgtgttttcatgaggtttcctgcagcatcatacacttatgtgtaaatgtgttttcatgaggtttcctgcagcatcatacacttgtgtgtgtaaatgtgttttcatgaggtttcctgcagcatcatacacttgtgtgtaaatgtgttttcatgaggtttcctgcagcatcatacacttgtgtgtgtaaatgtgttttcatgaggtttcctgcagcatcatacacttatgtgtaaatgtgttttcatgaggtttcctgcagcatcatacacttgtgtgtaaatgtgttttcatgaggtttcctgcagcatcatacacttgtgtgtgtaaatgtgttttcatgaggtttcctgcagcatcatacacttatgtgtaaatgtgttttcatgaggtttcctgcagcatcatacacttatgtgtaaatgtgttttcatgaggtttcctgcagcatcatacacttgtgtgtaaatgtgttttcatgaggtttcctgcagcatcatacacttgtgtgtgtaaatgtgttttcatgaggtttcctgcagcatcatacacttgtgtgtgtaaatgtgttttcatgaggtttcctgcagcatcatacacttatgtgtaaatgtgttttcatgaggtttcctgcagcatcatacacttatgtgtaaatgtgttttcatgaggttttcaaaaatgaagctctcttgaggaaagtgtacccctgggaaaatgtattcataatttataatatttatattcaagttcatagatttgatatttacattctagttgaaaacagccctgtgaggaatttatagtaaagttcataaaaagttaatagaattaaaattgatggagaatgtcagactatttcattcagaaagactgtaggttagctagctcatttaaaatatccaaaactttttttttggaccctgcctcttaaaagaatcggaatcgagaataggcaggaatcggaatcgaaacaaagaatcggaatcgttcgaattcaaacgatacccaaccctatttctcagtcttttttgccacttgtgccagctttttttaaacctgttgcaggcatcaaattccaaatgagctaatatttgcaaaaaataacaaggtttaccagttcgaacatgaaatatcttgtctttgcagtctattcaactgaatataagttgaaaaggatttgcaaatcgttgtattctgtttttatttaccatttacacaacgtgacaacttcactgctttggggGTTTGTACTTCTATACAGCAGCACTTCAAAACAATGATGTATTTATCTCCCTACAGGTGGATACATGCCACTCAACTTTTTCCAGTGGACCAACCTCAGCGGTAAAGCGTCCCAGCGCTACATTCCAGCCCGGTGCTACAACACAAGCGTTCTGTGCCGGTGCTACGGCGGACTGAACGCGGATTTACTGCCGCTCTGCGCCGTTCTGACCGGCAACGACTACGCCACCCCGAGAGACGCCGACACCCTCCTGGCGCTCATCGACGCCAGCGTGTTGGGGAGGAATGGCGGCAGAGGGAAAGGTAAAGCCCCCTCGTCCCGCATCGACGTCTTGCTCCGCTGGCTGTCGTCTTTTGCCGGTTCCGCCGAGGCCTTGGCGGAGGTGAGCCGGCTCATGGGAGCAGGCAGGCTGAGTTCACAGCTGCAGGCGGGCATGCAGGAGTACTACATCCGCCCTCAAAGCCCCCTGGCCGGCTGGTTTTCCCAACGCAAGGCAGCGCCGGGAGGGCAGAAGTCGCCGTTACCCGAGCGGTTGTTGCACGCGGCGGCTCAGGGGCTTTTAGCGCCCCTTGTGGTCGACGCTGTGGTCACGCGCAGAGTGCTGCTCAACCCGCAGGTGGAGAACAGCAAGCAGCCCAGCAGCCACTGCAGCGCCAGAGCGATACGCCAAGCCATATATGGGATACTACTGCTCCGGGGGGGTTCTGTTCCAGGCGCTCTGACCCAGACCGGGGGCAAAGGGCCCGGGAGAGTTCAACCCACTCCACATGAAGGATTTGGCAACGATCAAGCCCACGGCCCGCCAACACACGTGTGCAGCACTCCCGTGTTTGTGGAGGAGTTGGATCGACTTAACCTCGGCTTGAAGAAAAACCGAGTGCAGGCTCTGCTGCTgaaatcacatctacacctggacacactgacccaggtaaatcacatctacacctggacacactgacccaggtaaatcacatttacacctggacacactgacccaggtaaatcacatctacacctggacacactgacccaggtaaatcacatctacacctggacacactgacccaggtaaatcacatctacacctggacacactgacccaggtaaatcacatctacacctggacacactgacccaggtaaatcgcattcacacctggacacactgacccaggtaaattgcatgtacacctggacacactgacccaggtaaatcacatctacacctggacactgacccaggtaaatcacattcacacctggacacactgacccaggtaaatcacatctacacctggacacactgacccaggtaaatcacatctacacctggacacactgacccaggtaaatcgcattcacacctggacacactgacccaggtaaatcacatctacacctggacacactgacccaggtaaatcacatctacacctggacacactgacccaggtaaatcacatttaTACCTgaacacactgacccaggtaaatcacatctacacctggacacactgacccaggtaaatcacatttatacctggacacactgacccaggtaaatcacatctacacctggacacactgacccaggtaaatcacatctacacctggacacactgacccaggtaaatcacatctacacctggacacactgacccaggtaaatgacATCTACacttggacacactgacccacgtaaatcacatctacacctggacacactgacccaggtaaatcacattcacacctggacacactgacccaggtaaatcacatctacacttggacacactgacccaggtaaatcacatctacacctggatacactgacccaggtaaatgacATCTACacttggacacactgacccaggtaaatcacatctacacctggacacactgacccaggtaaatcacatctacacctggacacactgacccaggtaaatcacattcacacctggacacattgacccaggtaaatcacattcacacctggacacactgacccaggtaaatcacatctacacctggacacactgacccaggtaaatcacatctacacctggacacactgacccaggtaaatcgcattcacacctggacacactgacccaggtaaattgcatgtacacctggacacactgacccaggtaaatcacatctacacctggacactgacccaggtaaatcacattcacacctggacacactgacccaggtaaatcacatctacacctggacacactgacccaggtaaatcgcattcacacctggacacactgacccaggtaaatcacatctacacctggacacactgacccaggtaaatcacatctacacctggacacactgacccaggtaaatcacatttaTACCTgaacacactgacccaggtaaatcacatctacacctggacacactgacccaggtaaatcacatttatacctggacacactgacccaggtaaatcacatctacacctggacacactgacccaggtaaatcacatctacacctggacacactgacccaggtaaatcacatctacacctggacacactgacccaggtaaatcgcattcacacctggacacactgacccaggtaaattgcatgtacacctggacacactgacccaggtaaatcacatctacacctggacactgacccaggtaaatcacattcacacctggacacactgacccaggtaaatcacatctacacctggacacactgacccaggtaaatcacatctacacctggacacactgacccaggtaaatcgcattcacacctggacacactgacccaggtaaatcacatctacacctggacacactgacccaggtaaatcacatctacacctggacacactgacccaggtaaatcacatttaTACCTgaacacactgacccaggtaaatcacatttatacctggacacactgacccaggtaaatcacatctacacctggacacactgacccaggtaaatcacatctacacctggacacactgacccaggtaaatcacatctacacctggacacactgacccaggtaaatgacATCTACacttggacacactgacccacgtaaatcacatctacacctggacacactgacccaggtaaatcacattcacacctggacacactgacccaggtaaatcacatctacacttggacacactgacccaggtaaatcacatctacacctggacacactgacccaggtaaatgacATCTACacttggacacactgacccaggtaaatcacatctacacctggacacactgacccaggtaaatcacatctacacctggacacactgacccaggtaaatcacattcacacctggacacattgacccaggtaaatcacattcacacctggacacactgacccaggtaaatcacatctacacctggacacactgacccaggtaaatcacatctacacctggacacactgacccaggtaaatcgcattcacacctggacacactgacccaggtaaattgcatgtacacctggacacactgacccaggtaaatcacatctacacctggacactgacccaggtaaatcacattcacacctggacacactgacccaggtaaatcacatctacacctggacacactgacccaggtaaatcgcattcacacctggacacactgacccaggtaaatcacatctacacctggacacactgacccaggtaaatcacatctacacctggacacactgacccaggtaaatcacatttaTACCTgaacacactgacccaggtaaatcacatctacacctggacacactgacccaggtaaatcacatttatacctggacacactgacccaggtaaatcacatctacacctggacacactgacccaggtaaatcacatctacacctggacacactgacccaggtaaatcacatctacacctggacacactgacccaggtaaatcgcattcacacctggacacactgacccaggtaaattgcatgtacacctggacacactgacccaggtaaatcacatctacacctggacactgacccaggtaaatcacattcacacctggacacactgacccaggtaaatcacatctacacctggacacactgacccaggtaaatcacatctacacctggacacactgacccaggtaaatcgcattcacacctggacacactgacccaggtaaatcacatctacacctggacacactgacccaggtaaatcacatctacacctggacacactgacccaggtaaatcacatttaTACCTgaacacactgacccaggtaaa from the Entelurus aequoreus isolate RoL-2023_Sb linkage group LG20, RoL_Eaeq_v1.1, whole genome shotgun sequence genome contains:
- the LOC133635954 gene encoding protein asteroid homolog 1-like, with translation MGVHGLTTFVEGNRLFLLDVRFRDSRLVIDGSSLYFNLYLKHGLDRRHGGDYDAFACVLCQFLSALEATNIQPYVVLDGGTDPSYKKMDTLQQRLQSRIKEAENMSQGRNGSVLPILTREVFIQVLRHRGVPLVQCPAEADWEIACLAHQWKCPVLSNDSDFFIFDLPGGYMPLNFFQWTNLSGKASQRYIPARCYNTSVLCRCYGGLNADLLPLCAVLTGNDYATPRDADTLLALIDASVLGRNGGRGKGKAPSSRIDVLLRWLSSFAGSAEALAEVSRLMGAGRLSSQLQAGMQEYYIRPQSPLAGWFSQRKAAPGGQKSPLPERLLHAAAQGLLAPLVVDAVVTRRVLLNPQVENSKQPSSHCSARAIRQAIYGILLLRGGSVPGALTQTGGKGPGRVQPTPHEGFGNDQAHGPPTHVCSTPVFVEELDRLNLGLKKNRVQALLLKSHLHLDTLTQEPVKNRLNALFEVLRVNQSAVANVPPHLRLAVAVTSFWLQEAVPRPSQPQIQALILGMVYGELVSIDQNGTTHYQQSVPQLNWSAERGVLGWLDQHRVKSFRQGMPVAAAHSFSQWQACLWSAACLNQLLLLPLPELPLAYLFSGTMAHGLLAYLKAGGAAEILLPESSFSGHLYSTLLHAVRNCSSKARAASAGPGRGRDAARGRRGRGAAAPRRGRGRRGNDEVRNRFAVLDIND